GAGATGGGAGACTGCATTGGCCCAGAGGTGGCCGTTTTGGCCCCAACCGTGGAGAACAAGGCAATCTTTTTTGGCTTTGGGGTTGACAATTTCAAAGTGAACCAGATTATGATCGATAACAATATCCATACTGGATATATTCTATAATATAATGCGATGAAGTTGAGGTTTAGAGTTGATAAAATAATTCGGGTTTTTGAGAAAAAATTGAAACCGTTTAACCGGATAGAAATTTCGAGAGGGAAGATGCTGGGAAACTATAGAAGTTTTGTGAAGATGGGAAAGAAGATGGAATTTTGGCCGGTGATGAAAGCTAACGCATATGGGTGTGGAATTGAACAAATAACAGAAATACTGGATGGTGTAAATTTTGAATATTGGGTGGCGGACAGTCTGGTGGAGGCTCAAAAAATCTGGGAGAAGTCCTCCAAGAGGGTCTTGCTGATAGGTCCAATACAAAAGGAGAATTATAAATATATCGATTTCAGAAAAATTACTTTATCAGTCCAAAGTAAGGAAGATTTGGAAGTTTTGGGAGGGTTGAATAAAGATATCAAAATACATCTAAAGGTCAATACGGGCATGAATCGGCAGGGGTTTGAGATAGAGGAAATAAAGGAGGTCGTCAAAGTGTTAGAAAAATACCCGAGAATCGAAGTGGAGGGGGTGTTTTCTCATTTGGCTCAGGCGGAAAGTGACATTTTGGTTGAAAGACAAGAGGAGAAATTCAAGAAAGCAATAGATCTATTGGAATTATACGGAATCAAGCCCAGGTGGGTGCATTTGGCGGCAAGTGCCGGGGCCTTTAGGACAAAAGATAGCCGGATAAATGCGGTAAGGCTGGGAATCGGGCTTTATGAGGGGGGAGTAAGACTGGTGTCGACGATTGTGAAGGCCCGCTGGGTAAGAGAGGGAGAGAGAGTCGGGTACGGGGGAACATATACCATGAAAGAGGATGGGTGGCTGGGGGTAATCCCGGTGGGGTATTATGAGGCCTTGGACAGAGGATTGAGTAATCGGGGACAGGTGAAATACAAAGATAGATATTATCCGCTGGCCGGAAATATATGTATGAATATGATCACGGTAAACTTTGGGAGGACGGAGATTACCGAGGGGGAAGAGGTGGAAGTTATTGGGGCAGAGGGCAAAAATTCGTTTAAAGAAATGGCCCAAGTGTGCGGGACTGTTGATTATGAGCTGATGGTTCGACTTAACGCGTCGGTCAGGCGGGAAATAGTGGACTAATCCATTTTAGTTCTTTTTTGGATTTGCCAAAGCTGGTAGAAATGTTTTTTGAGAGCTACCAGTTCGTCAAAGCCACCGCTTTCACAAATACTACCTTTATCAAAAACAACAATCCTATTGGTAAAGCGAAGGGTGGAGAGGCGATGGGCGATCCAGATAACGATTTTGTCTTTTAGATATTCTTCGATGCTATGAAGAATTTTTTCTTCGGTGATGGAATCAAGGGATGAGGTACTTTCATCAAAAATTATAATGGGTGAATTTTTGTAAATGGCCCGGGCGATGCCGAGTCTTTGGCGCTCGCCGCCCGAGAGACGGATGCCCTTTTCTCCCAAAAGCCGGTTGTGGTTGTGTTTGATTTTTTCAAGAATCGGCTCGCACTGAGAAATTGTGAGAGCCAAATTGTAGAGAGAGGGATTAAATTTTTGGGATTCTGAGGCGATGGTGATATTTTCTTTAAAACTCAAATTAAAAATTTCACTTTCCTGCGGAACAATGGCGATATTGGGCCGGAGCTTATCGGTGGCGATGCTTTTTATGTTGATATTGTTGATTTTGATACTGCCTTTTTTGGAAAGATAAAGCTTTAGAAGAAGCTTGACGAGAGTGGATTTACCGGAGCCGGATTTGCCGACCAGACCGATTTTTTCACTTTTGTGGATTGCCAGGTTGACATTTTTTAAAACTTTGTCGGGCCGGAGTTTGTATTTAAAGCTAAGATTGTTGATAGAAAGAGTTTGGACGGGAGAGGGGAAATCCAGATGGCCGCAGATGGTGGTGGTTTTGCCGGTCTTGATAAGCTGGATCATACGAAAGAGAACGAGTTTGTAGTTTATAAGCTCATCAATCCAGTCGGCGACACCGGAAAGACCATCCTGCAGACGATTGATATAACCCATGTAGATAAAAAAGGAGCCAACCGACATGCGCTGGTAATAGATGTCGGAAATGATAAGAATTAAGCTGATACCGGTAAATATTTGGGAGATGCTGTTGATAATGATCCATTTGTTGAAACCCATTTTTGAAGATTGGATGGCTTTTTGGGTGTAGCTGTGCTCACGGTTAAAAATTGCCCGATTGACCTGGTTTCCAATCCCCAGGCTTTTTATAAGATGAATATTGGAGAAATATTCATAATTTTTACCGATAACCCCTTCAAATTGTTTATTAAGCCGATGCCATCTTTTGACCAGGTTTCGGTTTAGGTATTGATTGACCAGAAGATAAATGGAAGTGTTTAAGAGGGCGAGAACAAAAAATTTGAAGTTGAAGCCTAAAAAAATTATCAGAACGGCAAAAACGTCAACAAAAATATCCAAGCCTCCACCAGATGAGCTTAGAAAGCGGATAAAACTTTTGATTGAGTCGGCGCCTTTGCTGATAACGGTGATTTTTTTACCTGAAGCCTGGGATTCATG
This sequence is a window from Candidatus Shapirobacteria bacterium. Protein-coding genes within it:
- the alr gene encoding alanine racemase, translated to MKLRFRVDKIIRVFEKKLKPFNRIEISRGKMLGNYRSFVKMGKKMEFWPVMKANAYGCGIEQITEILDGVNFEYWVADSLVEAQKIWEKSSKRVLLIGPIQKENYKYIDFRKITLSVQSKEDLEVLGGLNKDIKIHLKVNTGMNRQGFEIEEIKEVVKVLEKYPRIEVEGVFSHLAQAESDILVERQEEKFKKAIDLLELYGIKPRWVHLAASAGAFRTKDSRINAVRLGIGLYEGGVRLVSTIVKARWVREGERVGYGGTYTMKEDGWLGVIPVGYYEALDRGLSNRGQVKYKDRYYPLAGNICMNMITVNFGRTEITEGEEVEVIGAEGKNSFKEMAQVCGTVDYELMVRLNASVRREIVD
- a CDS encoding ABC transporter ATP-binding protein: MPPAIKNEKYAISDFLKHIWYYTDHYHRRIIFWSSVRLLSTLQGLLPPLIIARIIDGLSSKATSVTDILWLIAALTGNNLLRNILRLKSKFWVNQYAEQVRLKTRQQETSRLLDFDLEWHESQASGKKITVISKGADSIKSFIRFLSSSGGGLDIFVDVFAVLIIFLGFNFKFFVLALLNTSIYLLVNQYLNRNLVKRWHRLNKQFEGVIGKNYEYFSNIHLIKSLGIGNQVNRAIFNREHSYTQKAIQSSKMGFNKWIIINSISQIFTGISLILIISDIYYQRMSVGSFFIYMGYINRLQDGLSGVADWIDELINYKLVLFRMIQLIKTGKTTTICGHLDFPSPVQTLSINNLSFKYKLRPDKVLKNVNLAIHKSEKIGLVGKSGSGKSTLVKLLLKLYLSKKGSIKINNINIKSIATDKLRPNIAIVPQESEIFNLSFKENITIASESQKFNPSLYNLALTISQCEPILEKIKHNHNRLLGEKGIRLSGGERQRLGIARAIYKNSPIIIFDESTSSLDSITEEKILHSIEEYLKDKIVIWIAHRLSTLRFTNRIVVFDKGSICESGGFDELVALKKHFYQLWQIQKRTKMD